From Drosophila suzukii chromosome 2R, CBGP_Dsuzu_IsoJpt1.0, whole genome shotgun sequence, a single genomic window includes:
- the LOC108010962 gene encoding uncharacterized protein, giving the protein MFVIKDDNLPSNEWRLGRIFDTAAIIDLCTSTSSMDASVASAYPLPTTNAGDEGIRTATTRSKFDEAIKLEVVLKIAPKVWIRTPIRALSESVVEKFWELPLADERFNRPATISLILGDDVYPKAIQPGFHMVDEGLPVAQKTVFGWILSGTCTQV; this is encoded by the coding sequence ATGTTCGTCATTAAGGACgacaatttgccctcaaatgagtggcgactcggtAGAATATTCGACACCGCCGCAATCATCGACCTGTGCACCTCGACGAGCTCCATGGATGCATCCGTGGCCTCCGCGTATCCCTTGCCGACAACCAATGCGGGAGATGAAGGGATCCGCACGGCGACAACTAGATCGAAGTTCGACGAGGCgatcaagctggaggtggtcctcaagatcgcGCCTAAGGTGTGGATCCGTACTCCTATCCGAGCGCTAAGTGAGAGCGTGGTCGAGAAGTTTTGGGAGCTACCGCTCGCAGATGAGCGGTTCAATCGGCCAGCAACCATTTCCCTTATCCTTGGCGATGACGTCTACCCCAAGGCCATTCagccgggcttccacatggtcgacgagggactgccagtGGCCCAaaagacggtgttcgggtggatcctctCCGGCACCTGCACACAAGTTTAA